The Rosa rugosa chromosome 3, drRosRugo1.1, whole genome shotgun sequence sequence cattgaagtatggcgttcgcgagcgcatcctgaaggtcgagcgccgcacactgccttcgtggctcgcgcggcctgacccaccggatgatccagttgtcgcggttctcgagcctattgacgtcgattggcgcattccgctgattgactacctcaagcaaccagaccctacagcagacaggaagactcgttttctttccttgaattatttcctcagaggtgacgagctgcgacgacgtggggaagatggcatagactttcgctgtgtctatggccgcgaagccaagaggttgatgcgcgaagcgcacacgggagtatgtggcgcccatcaagcaggccccaagatgtgttggcttatcagaagacatgggtattattggcccagcattttgaaggactgtatcgcgttcgcgaaaggttgccaagactgtcaggcgcatggtccagtgcaacacattcccaatattcccatgcaacccattattaaaccttggcctgcccgaggctgggctttggacttgattgggatgattcaccctcattcctcgctccagcataagttcatcattgtagccactgatttcttcacgaaatgggttgaggctgaacctttgaaggaagcttccggcgctaccattcgccagtttatctttcagaatattatttgcaggtttggcattccagaagtgttggtctcagacaggggggcagcatttatgggcggcgaggtagagaaacttgtcaaggacttgggcatccagttcgtccacagcacaccatattacgcccaatccaatggtcaggcagaggccagtaacaagattattatcaccttgctcaagaagatgcttgttgaaaaccctagacagtggcacgatacgttgtatgagaccttatgggcttatcgtacctccaagaggaatcccactgctacgaccccctatgcactaatgttcGGTCATGATGCCATCTTACCGTTGGAGATCAACGTCCAGTctctgcgcgtccaagatcagcatcacttgatcggggaagattacgttcaggcgatgtggcaagaacacgaagatctcaacgagcaacgcttggcagctttggacaacttggttTTGGAAAAGCAACGGATTGCTCGCGCCCATGacaagaggacgcgtggccgtagttacaaagagggtgacttggtttggaaggctgttttgccttttggcgagaagttgaccggtcgcggtaaatggactccgcgatgggaaggacccttcgttgttcatcgcattctggagcgcggggcctttcacctcaaagatttggatggcgacctccaccgcaatcccattaacgggcggttcctgaagaaatattaccctagtgtttgggagtttgaagatccaccagaacaaccttcttctcagaccggggggcaaccttagtctccccaggttcgcttcatccatattcaggccttttccgtggccttagtatcctgtacttgcctcacctacgcatactagggggcaacactctgtacattcAGGCCTTATCTGAGGCTTTAAATTtggccttatttgaggctttaGTTTCGGTCgacaatttcaaatttcttgttattgttgtcgatttttcttttctttgacattatggtgttaagaatgcatgtaatggcctatacctgaggccttattttatacgtTGATTTTGCAAACAGCgttaaaaactttcattcataaagtggcttcgCGGCCAAAAAGCAatacaaagtgcaaatcaaaataattacatttgcggtttacaaggccagaagtggcttagagtaaaaaccataaagttacagatctactgagagtttctgatcttgtggcagcgaaggggctgtgctcgggcattcacaatctccctctcttcacccacatgcctcctctgatctgagttgcagccgctaccgtctgtaccggaccaaaaaggaaggaaataatccatcgcaacccttttggttggattaccctccgggatggagatggtcttcacagagagcgcgactcacaaccacatctacctccaggggaaaaacataagtcacgcagtcagaccctggaggtaggctacggagcaagaacaggcgacccatattggtcttccgcccttcttcctcctgctccacgcgggcaatcTGAGAGAGGGGACCCCTCAGAATCGGGTTCCGCCGCGGCgggagcaccacatgttcttcagtctaaatgaaaccggtggatttcaccgcgacttccagagaccaaagacatgtggttggacctgaggttaggccataagacctacccaggtattgaggttaagccataaggcctaagaatttgaggctaaggctaatatcgtgaggagaagattgtaaaaactggagaaagagaagtagagattgtGATACTATCTCTGGGGAACCCATATTCAATTGTGTATATCATCTCCCcagagtgcaggtatttatagtgcCAGTCTCAGTGGCCTTGACCGTACGATGGGTGGTTGTGatggcgtgttggagaggaaatattccacattggaaaagtgacaaataaaatataacttataagtgggtggctcttacccaattgtaccgaggccttttgtgattaaaacccaacacctaacgggtggttaagttgggacagtatcggtacaatggtgggccactggccacgtttgtcgctgtttaacaataTCTATTCAATCAAATGTGACTTCAGTGGAGAAAGATCGAACAACCTCTTCTGAGAAAATCCAAAATTCTGAGCATACTGACCTGAATGGAACAGGAAATGGTTCTTCAGTGACCAGAGTCCCTGAAGAGAACAAAGGTTCAGAGACTCCAATATTGGATGTATATACGATATCTGATATGAACAAGCTTTTGCATCATAGTCGGACCTCGTACCATTCAGTGGTATGTCCGAAAAAGGCTTCATGTTGTTTTCAATGTAATTTAAGTACTGAGAATTCTCCAACCCCCTCATTCTTATCTTATACTGTTTATATATTGTGCTTGTTTGTAGATACCACAATGGTCTTCGTCCATAGACCAAGAGATTCAATATGCAGCATCACAGATTGGAAATGCACCCTTTATAGAGAATGATCCGAATCTTTATGCTCCTCTTTATCGGAATCTTTCCATGTTTAGAAGGTAAGTTAATCAAAGTATTTGGTGTGATTTGAACCATATAACTAACTTACTGTAAGTGAAAATGAACCATCTCATCTAATTTGCAGGAGCTATGAATTAATGGAGAGCACTCTTAAAGTATACACATACATTGAAGGAGAAGGACCTATAATGCACACGCCAGTACTCAAAGGCATATATGCTTCTGAGGGATGGTTCATGAAGCAGCTCCAAGATCACAAAAAATTTGTTACTAAAGACCCTCAGAAAGCGCACCTCTATTACTTACCTTTTAGCTCTCTAATTAATGTTAGAGGAAAAACTATATGTGCCAAATTCACGTAGTTATAAGAATTTCGTAGAGTATTTGAAGAACTACATCAACCTGATTGCGGGGAAATATTCTTTCTGGAACAGAACTGGTGGAGCAGATCATTTTCTTGTTGCTTGCCATGACTGGGTATGCTTTTCACATCCAGGCTTCAGTTCATATGTATTGTATGATTTGTATCACATTATATGAGTATTTTCTAATCAATAAAATGCTACTGCCTTAGGCTCcaacagaaacaaagaaatacaTGTCTAAGTGCATTAGGTCCCTTTGCAATGCTGATATGAAAGAAGGCTTTGTATTAGGCAAGGATGTGTCTCTTCCTGAAACAAACGTTCACGTCAAAAATCCTCTAAGAAATCTAGGAGGCAACCGTCCTTCTGAGAGGTCGATACTTGCTTTCTTTGCTGGAAAGATGCATGGTTATGTTCGGGCGATTCTGCTGCAGCATTGGGAAAACAAAGATCCCGACATGAAAATTTTTGGTCGATTACCTAGGGGAAAAGGCAACAAGAACTATGTGCACCATATGAAAAGCAGCAAGTACTGCATTTGTGCAAAAGGTTATGAAGTCAACAGTCCAAGAGTGGTAGAGGCCATTTTCTACGAGTGTGTTCCAGTGATTATATCAGACAATTTTGTGCCTCCATTTTTCGAAGTTCTCAATTGGGAGTCGTTTGCTGTTTTCGTCTTGGAGAAAGATATTCCGAATTTGAAGAAGATATTGCTTGCAATCCCAGAGAAGAGATATCTACAGATGCAAACGAGGGTGAAAAGGGTACAACAGCATTTTCTGTGGCATGTTATGCCTGAAAAGTATGACATTTTTCATATGATACTCCACTCTATTTGGTACAGTAGACTCTATCAGATAAAATCCAGCTGACACTGAATCATTCAGGTCATGTAAAATGTGcgttcgtttttttttttttcattattagTTTACGTTTTGGTACGTGCATGAATTGTTTCaaattattttttatgtgtAGATCGAAAATGTTCTATCTCCTCATAATTGATTGAAAAAACTCCAATGTTGTTACAACAAGAAATTACAATTTAAGTAATTTCCCAATAAAAATTCGAAAATTAAAACATATGTGGACGTAGTATACTTAAATAGaaagagtttttatttttattttttcaaaaatatgaGACTTTTTATTAAATACATAATAAAATTCTcagattttttttatattaccAATGGTTGAAAAAACTTCTCAAATTTAAAATATCATTTCAGCTTTCAGCTTTGTTCAATTAGGTTGCAAaaacattctcaaaaaaaaatattagtggcaaaaaaaaaaaggtaatttAATTATAATTGGTCTTAAGCAAACGTTAGAGTTAGTGAGTTACAGAGGATTTTACAACACGTGGCCGACCATCGTTTACGTTAAATTCAGTGAACGACTGAAAACTCTGAAACTTAaaccttaaaagttaaaacGGTCCAAATTACCATTTTTGTCCTTTTCGATTGGAGCAACCTCAGGACTACAATCGTAATTTGGTCAGGTTAAAATAAACGAAAAAGATCCATTTGCATAAACGTCCCATCACACCTGATTGAGGTGGAAGACTTGACACGACCAAATTACCCTTTGTCCATCGTGTCGACATACAGGGGCAGAACAGTCTTTCAGATAAGCCAGTAATAAACTCAGCACGccataaataaaaagaaaagacagaATCTGGTTCTTCATGAACCTCAGAGGCAGCTAAAAACAACATTAACCTGCAAATCTGATATATCGACCTTTTCAACCTagatttctctttttctttacattatctttttttttttttttgttaataaaaaataaaccttTGGAATTTCACAAAGTTTGAGACTTTGAGCTAATTTGATTAACCTTGAGAGGAGTAGGTATGAAACACAAGACAGAGGCTTTATCAGATCAATAGCAAATAGCATCCTAAGATTTTCCACAGATTGATAATCTATGGCCACTTCGGTGAAGTTCAAGACAGGAGGAACCCAAGATGGTTCTTCAAGGGGAAAGATTGGATTTTCTGTCACTAAAAACAAGATTGGGAGCTCATCAACCAAGCCTGGAGCTGATTCCAAGCAGAAATCTGTTCAAACTGTCACAAAAACTGAGGTACCCATCTCAAATTTGATTGCTTTCTACCTTGAATTTATCTTCTTTTGATTGGTTTTCCAATTGGGTCAATTGGGTTTCTGAGTTGCATTGATAAACAAGATTGGGTGATATAGGATTGTGGTTATATGGAGAAGTTGGTGTGATATATGGTGTATTTGATTTGGGTTCGGGTTCTGGATGAACAGAATCGATTGTGTTAATTTCTTATTGGATGTGATGGCATGGATTGAGTACAACTTGTTCAAATGTGAAGgtgaaatcaaaacaaagttcCTGTTCAGGGTCAGCAAAAGTGACCACAAagaagacgacgacgacgagaGTGAAGAAAGTGTTCAGTTTGGCTGGACAGAAATTTGATCCTCCTGAAGAGGTTGTTCAACCCTGACACCTATTTATATAGGTTGGTTTAAGAGAAGATTAATGCCTATAGTAAAGTGGCACTCATTTCTGCTTTGTCTGCTTCGTTTTTGCAGAGAGAACCTTTGAGGATTTTCTACGAGTCATTGTCACAACAGATACCAAGTAGTGAAATGGCAGAATTCTGGTAAGTTCTGTTTCTGTTCTTAAAGACTTTCTCCTTCTGGTTGATCGTATGTGATTAACATGTTATGGTGAACAAATTGATGGACGCTTAAATCATTTTCACTGCTTAGTGTAATCAATTTTCTTTGCATTTGGTATTTTATAATCAATGCTAGTGTTTCCTTGTATACAGTTGACTGCGATTGTTACCTTACATGATCTTCTATTCATTTAGGAGCTCAACAGTCTATGAGTCCTGTAATGATACTTATTCACTGTTTTTCAAAAGGATAAGCTAAACTTTCAACTGAAAGTATTGCATAGATACAAGGTGATCACATCAGGAAGCTGCATATTCACTAATTGAGATGACTACGAACTTCAAACTCTATACGGGGTGAAAGACagaataaatttttaaagaagAAGAGTATGAACTTTGAAGCGTTGTATTTCCTATGGTTGCACAAGAAAACAATTATGAACCCATAGTTTTGTAGTGGCCCAGCATTTTCCATAACCTGCACTACACTACGATTGGACATTCAAATAAACAAAGTTTAGGCCAGCCTGAAAATCTGAATATTCCTTTTTCAACATTTTACTCTACCAGATATTTCTTGAAAACCAAATGTGGACCAATTTTACATAACATAAAAGCTGGATCAGCTATGGGTTCGGGTGCAGTAGAATGTTCTGCCCTAGTGCTTAGGGTGTTTTTCATTATGAACCAACACACTTGCAATCCATCATTAAAAACTTCATACTGTCTACATTTAAGGAAGTACAGTTTACATTGGAAACATGGGCTGGATTATCATCGATATATAACTGATTATCTGATAGATTGACTAAGATTGTATTGGTGACTTTTGTGGTTCATTTCTTGGTCAGTTCTGTGGTTGATCAAATTCTCATTTTCACTAGACTGATATGAAAACTAACCTACCAACTTACAAAAACTTGGAAAATATCTTAGGTTACTTTCTTTTAAGTAGAAATCAACCTCAGCTTCTTGTTGATAAGCAACATATATTATTTAAGGTTCTAAATTCCTGTGTTTGCAAATTTGAGTTGAATGGGGAAAGCAGAGCAATCAAGATCTTGGAAAGGATCTTGTACTTCTCTTTTGGGATACTCTGCCAAATTTTCTTATGTTGTAAACTAGATACTTGAATTGTCTTCTCTTCTAAATGTTGGGTTGCCAGCATCCGTTTCTCTTTTAATAACAAGTTGACAGCATAATTTGTTTTACAGGATGATGGAGCATGGCTTATTGTCCCCTGAAAGATCCAGAAAAGCTTTTGAGAAGAAGCAGAGAAAGCAAAAGCAAATCCGGTCGGGAATTCCTATCAAGTCTCCTCCAGTTAAGTCTCCCCCACTTAGGtctcctccaccaaaaccaGTTTCAAAAGCACCAAGCAAACCAGAGAGTTCACAGAGGCAACAGCTGGCATCTAAGAATGGTGATGTAAAAGCTAAGAAGAGAGTTGTTGATGAGAGTGACGATGATGACGACTTAAGTTTAAGTCcgaagagaaggagagggtaaGTAAAAAAGAAATCCCTCATCCTCTGTATCAGTGTTCTTTTAGAAATTGCTTAgttatttttcttcatcttcaactcCAAAAAACGATCGGAGATGTTAGACAGATTAATAAACAATCTGATAGAAAAGACATTCTTTATATTGTAATTGTGTAACTTATGGAAACAATAAGCAAAGACTTTCAATTAATTTCTGTTTCATTTCCTCAACTTGGTGGGTTTTCAGTACTTCATCTCTTGTATGCATAAATGTTCAATAGCCTTGTAAAGTTAACTGATACTTGCAATTTAGGCTCTTGTGATATCAATTGCCATTCAGGAAACAGGTCTTGTTGGTTTTTGCTTTACTTACCCTCAAATGTCTGTTATTACAACTTTCAAAAAGTAACTATCTGATGAAATCATTAGCATGTATAActcttcttttttctgttaTAGAAAGCAGCGGCTTAAGGTGATCTTACTCTAAACGAGAGACTATTTATAGACAACcattagctttttttttttttttttttttttgaaatagagaCAACCATTAGCTTAAAAGCTTTAACTGTTATAAAATGAATGCAACCCCAACAGCAGCTTACACACCAACAAAGAGGTGGTGAATACTGAATATAGGATCAGAGTTCTTCAGACTTACGACTTCCTACATCCAAAGCTCTCATATCATTAAACCGTTAGGGAATGGACTAACAAAGAGAGAAATATATATTGCAAATTGAATTCAATTCATAAGTAGAAGATTATTAATAACATAAAACTATAATGGATAAGGTTATGAGGTCTTTCAATTGTCTCAATGGGAAAGGACTGAAGCCGTGAAATAGGTATTGAAACAGATGAACATTAATCTATGAACTGCACACAGAGAGACTCATAAATATTTGATATACACATTGATGGGATCGAGTTGAAGAGGTTTGGTCCCTCAATTACCAGCTAGCTTATGAACATAACTTAGAAGATGATCTAGATCGAGCTAGGTCCATGCTTAATGCACGTCAGCACGTGTAATCTATCACTGTGTTCATGGCAGGGGATGTAACTCACCATCGGCTCAGAACTTAATTAGAAGCCTCAGCTGAGCTGCCTTTAATTCACACCCTTCAGAAATCAATATCATCTGCACACTATGAATTGATTTATAAGATAAAGGGACTCATTTGACAGTGTCATGAGCCTTCTGAAATCTGAACAATGAATATGATCGAACATCGATCAGCACGCCTAGCCTAGTACTACTCCTGCAGCAGcagcataggatggtctcactCAATCATCCATACACAGTAGCTTAGCTTAGCTACTGCAGAAATCAATTGAAACCTGACGGACACACACACTGCTGTGATTGCACACACATTGATGTACACTGACCCGCACGTGAGTTAAACATGCATGATCCTGGCCTTAAAGGATGACCTACAATATAAATGGTGTTAATCATTAGATTATATGTCAGAATGAGGGCGTTCGTTTATTAACAAAAAATGACGTCCTCGCTGAAAGGAGACTGTATTCACCGTAGTTAGTTCATATAAAAACTTATTTCATGATCGAGgatagaaatatatatatttgatcaATCGGAcctacatacatatatatatatatatatatatatatatatatatgtgtgtgtaatTTTGAGGTTGAactgcatgtatatatatatatacatgggcCGTGCGTGCACTGTGTATGAATCATGAGCATGCTTCACATGAATTGCATGTGAAAGAAACATGATAACAAACAGAGAGATTTAGTGCAGCGCCATGGACTAAATCACTAAATCTTAGAAAAAATTTCAGTAGCTCACCAGAATAAATTCATATAAAGTTGTGTTCCCAAGAAATTAATACACATTAATTCACTTCCTACCAGACACGATATCGATGTACGTAAAGTAAAATTCTAGCAATTAAACGGCGTAGGTTTGATTACAAGAGGTTTGGGGCCTTTGTGTCATACATGCAGAAAATTTCAGTGATGTGAAATGTGATACTACACATTCTTATATACTTTGGTTATAGGCAAGACTTACTGTTAAATCTGATCAATCCGTTACACATTTATGTTCGACGACTTCGATAATATACATCATTCACAGAAATTCGTAAAGGATGTTGTGGACTTTCCAGCGATATATAATTGTATGCTAGATAGTAAATACCCATAAATAATTGTACGTTAAACTAAATAGTAAATGTACTTTATGTTTTCTTATATAAACATGAATGACAGTAGTACAGCCTCACAACACAAGGGCTACGCACCAACCAGACAGGAGCACTCAAATCACTTGAAACCTAAAAGAAGGATTATTCTGCATTCATGAATCTTATTCCACTCACCCAAAGTACTCTCATGATTCACAGCTAAGAATGGCTTATGATCCATTAGAAAATTACCAAATCTTTGTTTGACTAACCTCAAAGTGCGAagaaaatgtcaaaaaaaattTTACACCTAAAAAGGGGATGAATCCGATCAACAAAAAAGAAGGATGAAGATTGCACTAGGCTCGTAGCACCCAAGTCTACTTTCCGACTGGAAGTCTATATATTGTTCTCTCTCagagaaaaaaacaaaacaaaaaaacaagtatTTTTATTCTTACccttcaagtcttcaacaaTTGGTATTATTTGATAATATTCTTAAAATTTTGGTTTTTGGACACCAATAATGTTTGCTTGGTCAATATCGATCTAACTAAGAAAATTATGTTCAATGAttcaaaagtgaaaaaaaataaattcaatttGAGTTGTTCTATTTTTCACCGAATTAAATTTAAAGGTGGCCGGATGAGcataattttttaattagtttttatCAGGCAAACACTACTATACTAAACACAAACATAATTTTCATCTAGATTCATGTTTTCGAACACTAGGTTTATTTGACTTGGTTTTTATCCAATTAAGTGATGAGATCCTACTCCCATGCTAGGCTCTACTCTAAAGAAAGTGTTATTAACTAGCTAGCATGAATGAAATTATATGGATCTCATGAGATAAAAGCTATGTAAATGCATGTCGACCAACCAATTAATTATTCATTTCATTAACCTCTTTAAGTAATGCTAGCCTTTATCACACTAAGTTACTTTCATATGCGCACATATATACACGCAAAAGCCTAGCTAGTTCTCCCAATTTCATGCCATTCTAGATTCGGAAAAGATCGAAA is a genomic window containing:
- the LOC133739374 gene encoding uncharacterized protein LOC133739374 — its product is MATSVKFKTGGTQDGSSRGKIGFSVTKNKIGSSSTKPGADSKQKSVQTVTKTEVKSKQSSCSGSAKVTTKKTTTTRVKKVFSLAGQKFDPPEEREPLRIFYESLSQQIPSSEMAEFWMMEHGLLSPERSRKAFEKKQRKQKQIRSGIPIKSPPVKSPPLRSPPPKPVSKAPSKPESSQRQQLASKNGDVKAKKRVVDESDDDDDLSLSPKRRRG